Below is a genomic region from Trichocoleus sp. FACHB-46.
AGAAGCTCTAAGTTGGCAGAGACAATATGAAATTGAGGAATTGAGGGGTTGGCGAATGACCAAGACTTTTTACGCGGTTTTAGCGAACTCATTGTTAGCTTCGCTGACCAATAATTTTGTTTGGTTTGCCGTCACGTTTTGGGTGTATCTGCAAACGAAGTCCGTGTTGGTGATGTCAGTCATGGCAGGTGTGTATCTGGTGACGGTTGCTCTCTCTGGATTCTTCCTGGGATCTTTGGTGGATCGATACAAAAAGAAAACAGCAATGCTGCTTTCGAGTACCTGTTCTCTGATTTTGTACATCCTCGCCTATATTATTTTTGTTTCAACTCCATCCTCTGTTTTTACAAATCCTGCCAGTGTGCCGCTTTGGGGCTTTATCACGCTGGCATTGGTGGGAGCGATCGCCGGAAACATTCGCACGATTGCCCTACCCACCCTTGTGACAATCTTGATTCCAGAAGCAGAACGCGACAAAGCAAACGGGCTAGTGGGCACAGCAAATGGGGTGTCATTCCTCGTTGCGTCGCTCTTTAGTGGCATGGTAATCGGATTTCTGGGCGCATACTGGATGCTGGTGTTTGCGATGGGTCTGATGATTCTGACGGTTCTCCATTTAGTGACGCTCGCCATTCCTGAAAAGGGAGTTGTCCATCTGGGGCAGCAGACCAATCGCATCGATATTCGCGGCACGATTCGAGCAATCCATCTGGTTCCCGGACTGTTTGGACTGATTTTCTTCAACTGCTTCAACAACTTCCTGGGTGGAGTTTTCATGTCTTTGATGGATGCCTATGGCTTATCCCTGGTTTCCGTCCAAGTCTGGGGCACGCTGTGGGGGTTCTTGAGCGTAGGCTTTATTGTCGGTGGATTGGTGGTTGGCAAGGTAGGGTTGGGAAAAAGTCCGCTCAGAACGCTATTTCTGGCGAATATTGCCATGTGGGTTATTGCAGCGTTCTTCACCATTCAGGCATCGATCGCATTATTGGCGATCGGTGTCTTCATTTACATGTGTCTGATTCCGGTGGTTGAAGCATCCGAGCAAACGATTATCCAAGCCGTGATTCCGCTCGAACGTCAGGGTCGGGTATTCGGGTTTGCTCAAAGCATCGAACAGGCAGCATCCCCACTAACCGCGTTTATGATTGGACCAATCGCCCAGTTCATCTTTATTCCCTT
It encodes:
- a CDS encoding MFS transporter, which translates into the protein MTKTFYAVLANSLLASLTNNFVWFAVTFWVYLQTKSVLVMSVMAGVYLVTVALSGFFLGSLVDRYKKKTAMLLSSTCSLILYILAYIIFVSTPSSVFTNPASVPLWGFITLALVGAIAGNIRTIALPTLVTILIPEAERDKANGLVGTANGVSFLVASLFSGMVIGFLGAYWMLVFAMGLMILTVLHLVTLAIPEKGVVHLGQQTNRIDIRGTIRAIHLVPGLFGLIFFNCFNNFLGGVFMSLMDAYGLSLVSVQVWGTLWGFLSVGFIVGGLVVGKVGLGKSPLRTLFLANIAMWVIAAFFTIQASIALLAIGVFIYMCLIPVVEASEQTIIQAVIPLERQGRVFGFAQSIEQAASPLTAFMIGPIAQFIFIPLMTTGAGADLIGSWFGTGADRGIALLFTLTGLIGLIVTLLAMRSRSYRKLSVNYQKH